The region TATGAGGCATGGATTTACTTACAAACTATATTAGATAATAATAAAACAATTGTCAAgcaaacaataaataaataaataaaaagaacattgggaaatgttttaaaaagaatcaTCGTTGTAACAAAAACTTTAGGAAAAAATAATTTAGCATTTAATGAAACAAATGAAAAgatttatgaagaaaataatgGTAATTGTTTAAGTATAATTGAAATGATTGGAAAATTTGATCATATTATGCAACAACATATTAGGCGAATTAAAAACAAAGAAATTCATAACCATTATCTTGGACACGATATTCAAAATAAACTTATCAGTTTATTAGCATaagaagttaaaaataaaatgtttaagaaaataaaataagctaAATACAAGTCATAAGGAACAAATTAATATCAATTATCTTACGATGTTTAGATCTTTCAACAACTCATATAGAAGTTAAAACGTACTTTCTAGAATTTTTAATTATAGAAATACAAATCAATAAAGGCTTATATAATGTTATAATTaatgaaattaaaaatataagactatatataaatgatattaaggGTCAAGGTTATGACAATTGATCAAATATGAAATGAAAACATCAAAGCATGCAGAAACGATTGTTAGATATTAATCATAGAGCATTATACACTCCTTGCGATTGTCATAGTTTAAATTTagtaatttgtgatatggttgATTCGTGTCCTAAAGCTAGTTAACTTTTTGGAGTTATACAATGTATATATTCGATATTTGCTTCATCAACTAAAAGGTGGAAAATATTACAAGAAAATATATTAAACCTAACACTTAAAGTATTAACGCAAACTCCTTGGGAAAGTATGGTACAAAGTGTAAAAGCAATTAGATTTTAAGCACCACAATTAAGAAATACACTTTTACAATTATCTAAAGATTATGGAGATCCAAAATTAAAAGTGAGGCTAAATGTTTAGCTAAGTATGACACTGAAAACTTTGAATCTTTATTAGAAATGATTATTTGGTATGATGTCTTGCTTGCTATTAACACTTTTAATAAAAACTTGCAATCAAAATGATATATGTATCAATGATGCTATAGATCAATTAAATGGACTTTTCTGtttctttgaaaaataaaaacGGGTTTGAAGAGATTTTAGATGATGCAAAAGAATTGGTTTTAGAAATGGAAGTAAAATCTGAATTTCGTGAAATACATATCATTCAAAGAAGTAAacgattaaatgaaaattttgttaatAAAACTATTAAAACTCCTAAGTTATTTAAAATTGATTACTTTTTATATATAGTAATCAAATTATTACATCACTTAAAAGTAGATTTGATCAATTTAATGAGTTCAAACATATTTTTGGTTTTCTATTtagtataaaaaaaattaaaatcatttgATGAAATACTTTAAAAAAACATTGTTTAAATCTGAAAAAATCTTTAAATCACGATAATAACTTAGATATTGACAATTTAGATTTATTTTAAGAACTAAAACTTTTAAGAGATAATATACATTTAGAATGTAATACAATTATCAGTATAtttaattacattaaaaagtTTAGTTCTTTTTCAAATGTATATGTTGCATATACAATTATATTAACTATTCATGCAATTATTTTCTCTGCAGAAAAGAgagtttttctaaattaaaattgtttaaaaaaattatttaaaatctATAATATCACAAAAAAATAACTGATTGATTAACTATTTTAtcaattaaaaaacatttaataaaaaaaattgattataaaattttattaaagaaaTTACACATAAAAAAACTAGAAAAAATAACTTAAtatcataaatatattaaaaaaacatttatataataaaaaaattaactcCTTATTTATAAATTTTTAGTTTATCAATGAAGGTTTataatattaaacataataataaaagtaaatggtCCCAAATTTTTGATTGGTTTAGAGTCTCAGCCGCCTACATTCATAGGATCAATAGTTTGCAACTAACTTGTGACATAAGCAAAATCGCACCAATTACTACTATTGCATCGAATgaaattagacaaacataaacTTTGCAGCCAGTTTTTTAATCTCAATCAAGCTTTACAAGAAATTAGTCAACACTAAGTCGACTCCAAGATTCGCCTAAAGTGATGCTCCTTCGAGCTTCCACCAGAGACAATTAAGAAGGTAGCACAGCTATCTAGCGCCACCCCTTTCTTGAACACACCCTTCTGTTGCTCCTCCCCTTCCCTCTCTCCTCAAACCTTCCCGGTGGCAACCCGCCTGTCTTCAAACACCCACAAACAAAACACCATTCATTAATGTTAGATTCATTCACACATCAATTTCAAGAAATGAACTATAAAAAACCAAGAATAGTGTACACCAACCCCTATGCAAAATCCTTCAAACTGAGCATCTTCAACCTTGGTATCTGACATCTCTGAGGAACCTCGCTTGTTAGAACTCAAACTTTCACCACAACTTGAAAACAAAGATGAATGAGAAGTCGCACTTCCTGTTTGAGAAGAAGAACTAAGTGATTCGATATCACTTTCAAACATCTCCTCAAACAAATCCTTTAGTTCCTGAAAAGCCTCCTCCCCATTTTCCTGTTTTACACCATAAACTAATttcaaattttgtatttttttttgaaatcaagATTTGGACAAAAGCACGTCACTTTCAATCTTTCATATCAGGAGGGTTTACTAGAAGAATACAGACTCACCCTCTTGGACCACAATATATTCGTTTTACAAATTAAGTTGATTTAACATAACAGGCGAGAGACATGAATAGTTTGAGTTAACATCAAGAAGGGCCTACCATACTATAATGGCTAAAAGGTATACACCAACCACTTCCCTTTAAAGGCCTATCAAAACTAAGATTGCAATGAACCAAAAGTTTCGGGTTTTGGACCAATTTACCCTCACCTTCCATCTTCATATTAAGTTTGGACAAGTAATTAAGGACCATTTTATCATCACTAAAGTGTGCGAAGCTTATTCCACCATTAATTTTGGTTCCAAAAAGGTTCGATTGTAAAAGTGGTAGAAAAAAGTAAACTTACCGCAGGTTTGTTTTGACTCATCATCACTGCCATTTCGCTCAAGAAATCAGCCATCCCCTGCTTCCAGTTTCATTTATCAGTATAAGTTTGATTGGGTCATAAACTACGATCTTGATTCTTATGGCCAATTTCAAGATTAGGAAATATAACTCGAATGGAAAGTTTGTTGTATCAAAATGTTTTGAGATCCAATCATAATTCTTCTCATTAAACAATTCTTTCTTTTGTATGGTGGCCCAGTTTCAGGTCAAAAGTTAATAGGAACATTGTGTATGAATTGTTTCCAACGAGGAACTTACATTTTCGTCATCATCACTATCATAAACTCCTACATCGTACATGAATCTTTTGTTGGCATTTGAAAGCACTATGAAACAGAAAAATATGAAGGAAGTCAGTCAACAACTTCGGAAACTCATTTATAAAAACCTCAAAAAGAATCCATCTTTTTTAAGTACAAACATCTTTACATAATCCAAATCGAACTCTAAACGAGTACATAAGGAAATTACCAGAATAGGCTTCTTGTATATCCTGGAACTTCTTCTTTGCCTCTTCCACGTGCTTGGAATCACCAAACGCCGAACAACGATCTGGATGCCACCTCTGTAAAAAAAACACATAATTTGAGAATACAAACTATTCAAGTAAAAGATTCATTTGagaaaatatttcgaaaataaaagTTCTAACCAGTGCAAGCTTCTTGTAAGCGTTCTTGAGCTCTGCTTCGGTGCATCCCTTCTCTAATCCCAAAACTTGATAAAAATCACTACTTTTTACACCATTTCCACCCATTTTACAAATCAATGAAATACTCTAAACAAAGATACAGAATTCAATCGTTTGGCTTCTTGAAATAACAGAGAGCTGTTATAGGCAGCTGAGCATCTTTGACCGAGTAATTGAAAGTTTATGTGGGGATAAAGAGCAGAGGAAATGAGTCAGCGTCAACCAACCCACCACCCATGAATGGTATGTACGCTGAATGTCGCAAGAACACTCGAGAAAGAAGCTATAAATATATATGTCAAGTTGCAGAAGAGAAGAGCGTACATAAAGGTAGCAATTTGTGTAGGTTTAAGGCTGTTGGATTGGAATAGATCAACGGTTTGCGTTGATTTCGGGGGTTTAGATATTTTTAGGGTGTAATTGTGTGGGGCCCTTTCTCTCGAGAAACTTCTGTTTTCACTAAGTTTAATCGTATGGAAAAGGTTGGAAGTTGGTGTAGGGCCAATTAAAGTGATTGACATGAATGTTGAATTCCTAGGTTGATAGGAGACACTACTTTATTAGTTGTTTTTTATGATTTTGAAATGAAACGATGATTTAAATACTTGAAGTATGATCTTGGTGAATCATCTGATGATGTATTTAGATATTCAGATTTAATTGTTTAATAATAAAACACAAAACTTTCAAAGATTATAATTGGTATATATCAATTGTTGCTTTTTTAAGAATTCTTAAATTTTTTAATCAAATTGAACAAccaaattattttaattaaagcCTGTGAAATTATCAATCAGTTAACATCATCCAATTAAATCAAGATTTTCTTAACCAAGAAACTGTTCAGATGATTAAAAAGGGATTTTGAGCTCTTTTGATCATATGTGTTTTTCTAGAATTGGAGATTATAGTCTAATAAtctaacataataataataatactcaataaataataaataaaagtaaaccttttattttgaaataatttttttttttgaaataattgATGTTACAATTTCTTTACTCCTAATAATTTgtcttgacttttgacttttgagaCTAGAAAGTTCTGTTTTAAAATAGTATAAAGTCGATCACATTAGAGACTTGAAGAAGCCCACTTGCTAATAAAGAAACGTACGTGGTTTTCTTTTttggaaaataaaagaaataaaagtgTGATACAACTTGGATATGCAGCTATCAATCCGCAAGTTGCAAAGAAGCTACAAATGCATCTGATTTAGACACTCCTCACATTACCCACAATCATGTTCATATGAAAAACTGTTGTTAATTGATCgggtaaaaatataacttttaactaaaaaaataaactaGTTTATTGTAATTGTTGTATGTTAAAACCATAAAAATAACTTATTATAGCTTATaaactagcttataagctagttttTGATAACTTTTGAAATAGATTTAAAGAAGCTTATGGAGTTTTTTCAAAAATATTCCAAAtatatcattagttatatactataatGCTAGTTTTTAATTATATATCTAAATGTGTATTTGTGTCATTTTACATTTACAATCTAACTTAACAACTATTTTTTACCAAACATTATCAATTCATAAGTTAACTTATCAATTAACAGCAAGTTTTTCGGTTAGTCTAACAAACGGAATGGATCCTTAAAAGTAGAAGTAAGATGATATTCCAGCCTCTTAGCATATACAGAATTTCTTGAGTAATCTAGATCTTACATGCtctgttatttttataaaagaaggaAACAAATATATCAATATGTAATGTCCAGCCTCTATCAATCCACCTGTCATGTAAATTGTTATGCTTGCTGAAGTGACTACTAATGCATAAGGTACTTCAGAAGGCATATCTGCGGATATGGAGTATATAATTTTGCATTTCATAATCCCATCCCCCCTTCATTTTCTTTGTAGTATGGAGTATATATAAGCTTTGTTGAATGATATTAATTAATGCAGTTGAAAAAAAATCAGCAACCTCATTGAACCTATTGATTTACACAACTGAAGTTAACTACTCAAAAACCATCAAGTACTGTGGAAAGGAAATAGTTGGCCTTATTACATAAATGTCCCTCCATATGAtatttcatatatgaataataagTATCATATATAGCATTCGGAAGaatccagaaaaaaaaaaaaaaaaaggaagtcgttttcaataaaaataaaataatgaatcAAGGATCACAAGACACTGGTTAATAATGAAAGAAGACTATGCATGTTTGGGTTTTTATTATATGTTACACTCTCATTTATTTTGTTATAGTCATTTTGTCGTTATTTTAAATTAAGTGttttttcacatgtcattttatagttttttttattaaatttcatataatatttaaatataataattgcaataaatctAATAATAAATAAATGTCAATTTTATTAAAGAACTTACcttctaattttaaaatttgtaaaTTAAAGTTTTATTAGTTTCATTtgttatttatctaaattatttgtttaaatttaatttagaaaaaaaaaacacttcatttttaataattcaatatttttttcatttttcttataaattcaaacttttcaaatatttagatcttcatattttttttttaaataaactcatgtagtaTATGGATCTCACAACTAACGTATTTCTATATCTTGATTTTGTACAACAGAAAGAAAAATAATGTTTTCCCCGGCTGCATAGTCACATATGTTGGAGAAGCTAACTCATGGTGACGTCATTGGTCCTCCACAGTGGCAGACGGCAATAGGGTCAGGAGGGCTCATGGAACCCTGACTTTTAAGCTTCCTAATACCTttatatattgtttatttatgGATAAATCCAATAATCAACTCAAATGGATAATTTGGCCTCTTGTTCTAAGGttgaaatataatttataaaatctaGCTATAGAATGTAAataactaagtaactaaacatcgGGAAATCACTGATAAAATCTAAAAACACCTTGATCAATAGGAAATTAAGAAAACtagaaatttattttttaaaccctgtaaaaaagttaaaaatttaATCAGGTTTACATAAATGCTTAACTTAATCTTTGACctcaagaaaaaaacaaaaaatatctaCCGGCAAAATGTTGAGtgggttgttgactgggttcttaaCGGTCAGTGGGATGATGACAATGGGCCTTTAGGCCCATTAGATGCTGGACGGGAGTTTTCATGTGTATGGTTGGGGGATGGTAAGAACAGTGAAGAATCGTGAGTTCCTCATCCCAATGGTTGGATGGTGTCATGGTGTGTCGTGAGCCATCATGGATTTCACCCACGTATGTGAGGTCAGTAGTTGTTTAGTAGAGACTCGTGTATTATTTTGTTTAACGTATGTCGTAGACAGGTACTGAGAATTATAGTGTTGTCAATGGGGGGCTTAGTAACCGACGAGTTGGGTTAGGCATGGATTACgcgtctaagccaataactaaattaataTAATCTTAAGTTATTAGCAAAGTCGTTtttggttgccctcaaacctagtaattgaataggatgatttttagagagagactgatttattgattttttatatgattaataaatagcaataaatgaatttattaatatgttatggaaataatatataaattagaaatagtaatatttaattaataattaatcagaaattaattagattaattttgggattaattattaattaaattgcAAGGGTTAAAATGAaactgttcaatagttgaacaagaaagAGTCCAGAACCTTCATTGGAATGAGACAGACGAATTGTAGGTTATTCCAAGGCATCTGGAATATTCTTTGCAGATATATAGGAAgctggataattaccaaattgaataaatattattttattcatttagggttatctagggttttcaagttgcactatataaggacccctagcCTTTAATTTTCGGCTACCATTTGATTCTAAGAGCCAAGGCCGGAAATCatcccttctctcctctctcaaaaGCTTCTTGTTGCTTGTATTAGGTGTGAACTATCAGATgcacgacacttgtggtgctagcttccaagttattgaagTAAGGATTCTTGATTGTTTACtacaataatcaaaaggtatgttgttccttctataattttcgaaattaccTAGGGTTAAACTGTTCTTGTTGTTCAATAGAATTTTACATCAATAGTGTTATGACTTAGATCTTTAGGTTGCATATACCCTTAAGTGTTAACGATTTATCCGCATTAATACATGTAAAACCCATTAGTAATATTAGAGCGTATGGTTGTCTAATAATTGGATGTACATTGCTTGAACTTGAACAAAACCCGACTTGGAGGAAAGACAGAATCGTCATTCTGTCGCTCCACCACAATGTGGTGGACCCTCAGATCAGCTAAAATCGTTTTTTGGCTTAATTCATAAATttattaggataattaccttagataatgtttttttaattgtaTAAAATTGAATAATTATATTTTCTAATCAGATAACCTTATCTTGAATTTGTGTATTATCCTTatgatttaattatatttaattatttgattaattaaaagataaagatcaaaaacataattggtttattttaaattaaattaattcctTAAGTtcgaaaatttaatttaaacattgtattttgaaagttttaaaatacactgtAACGCCCGAGATTTGTCAGGTATTATGTTGCTTTCTAATATAAGTATGATATGTTGGAATGTTGGGGCGaagtgtacgttgggtgtacaggGTGTACGCACGGCGTACATATATGAGGTGTGGAGCAGGGAGCCCCcatgcgtacgctgggcgtaggttgatcagatgcaaaccctaaaatttagggtttgcaccctatttaaacaacttataaccCTCCAAACCCTTATCCTCTCGGCCTCCTTTTTCCTCATAGTGTCCAACTCGAACCCTAACTCCATTGTATGTATCTAGAGCTTACTTTGagcatttttgtgttgttttggtggttttgaagagcaaggagtttgaagaaggagcaaggacttgaagagagcttgtagatccataagTTTGGCATCTTTTCTTACttgtttgaggtatcaagttccaaCCTTGACCATTGCATGCTTAGATGTAGTTTTTGGGAGTTTTATGTCACATTTTGGTCCCATACTTGAGGTCCTTTGAGTTTTGGAAGAATCTGTCCATAAGAGTTGTCCTTTTGAGCTTTTGGAAGCATTTAGGACCATAAAAATCAAATCTTGATGGTTTAGCCCCAACCATGCAAGTGATAGATGGCCACAAAGTGAGCTTatggacttaatgggtgtcttaatccccatccatgcatgcaaaagcataaagttcataactttatggttaaggacgttgttaggagcctagatctatgttCTGGACGtggggacttaatggattaagtcaaaaGGACTTTAGGGTGACTGGCAGCAGGGCCGGTCCATTATTTTTCAATGCCCAGGGCGAGATAAGTTAATTATGCCCCTAAGTTCGAACCATTACAACATCATTTGTAATACAAAAGTGCAATACATtttgtatttaatattttaatacaaACAAAAAACTTGCAAAAACCACTTAAAaacaatgtttcaaataatcgttccatataTTTACACTTTAATCATTCAgcttcaaacaaatgttcttagCTTCATTAATAAGTAGATTCAACAAAGAAAATCATATGCACTATTAATTATAACTATTTGCAACATAAGCCTCATTTTTTATTTTGACAGGGGTTTATCAAAATACAGATTCACATTTGAGCTTTCCAGTTTTAACGAGTTTCAAACTTTGAAACATAAGCCCcatttttttaaccaaaaataACAATGTACATTAGAAATGAGACCTACAATAGCATTGAACTTCTAAGTTTTTACTTTTCAACATTTATTCTACCCCAAAAAGACCATCTGTCAAGATTGAATGAgtttcaaattttgaaactttaatTCTTCATTCTATTTCCAGTCTCTTTACCTatgaaatgacaaaaaaaaatatccttacaataaGATATAAGAAGCTGGGAATAGGTACTGGATAGAAAGTATTGTTTACAAAAAAGAGCACGTGCATGCTATTGTCTTCTATAAGTATTCATCAAAAATCAAAACGGACAAAACCTTAACCCAAAATCAAAATAAGGAAAACTTACCAGACCGAGGCTCGACGATTTAACTGGGTAATCTGAAATTATAAACACAATTATTTCATAATAAGAAGTTTAGATAGAAATATATATCTCATGGATCAAATATATGAATTCGGATTAATCAGATAGAGaatcaaaatgttaaaaaatggATTGTGGTcacaagaacaataaaataagCACAACCAACAAATTAGTTATCGAAAATCATACCTCTGAACGGATGAAGTGTACACAACTAAATATAATTGGTCTTCACTTTTCAAAATTAGGTATTCATGTAAACAGAAGAAATTGGGACAGAAGGTGAGAAGGTATTTAGAAATCAATTGAAAGAGTGACGAGGGTATACACAAATCATGTGATTTGAGAAAGAAATTGACAGGAGATTCGACTCTTAGTATTATGTATCTTGATTCTCGAGTCTTAGTCTTGACGCTTCGTTATTCCAGGAGATTAGGCGTTGagtacattgaaaattttcaattctcGCGCTTTGCCTGCCTGCATCGATTGAAGTTACCGCTGGAGAAGAGATCGAATGGACTTGGGCAAAATTAAATTAGGTGATACCTATAACATACTTCACTAAAATGATGCCCTTATCTTTTTGTTGCCCCGGGCCTCTGCCCACTTCGCCCACGTATCGGGTCGGCACTGACTGGCAggaacgttgggcgtacccccTAGTATGTTGCGCGTTTCGGGTCAGTTTCCCACTTCTGGTCAAGGCCAACGTACGTCGGTCGTACATGCCAGGTACGTCGCACGTACGCATACAGAATGGTTAATGTGGTTTTTTGGGCCTTAGGTGGTTGGGCCTCGATTTGTTGGGCCTCATGGCCCATTGTGGAGTAAGGCCTAGGACTGGGATTTATGGtgttgggccttttgggccttattgggatTTATTGGGCTTTAAAGCTTAAAGTAATGGACTTGGGCCTTAAATTGATTATGGATTGGACCTTGGGGGAAAAGGACCATTAGGGCAAGGACTAAGGGACCTTGCCTTGGGACATAAATTAGAAGTTGGGCCATAAAGGAGTCATACTTGGGCCCAATAACTAACTAAGGTACTTGTTATGCTTTAGGGAGAGGAGTCCCGAGCCGTCCGAGGAGGACGATTTCTGCACACAcagttgaggtgagttaccttccttaTATGAGTGGGTCgtaggcaccaatgtcggcctgctagtagttgtttataatagagatgattgtctttgtgataattgtctagtatGCTACTATCTGTTGAgatttatgtgcttgtatgctatgttattatgtggtagtggtaggggtgaaataaacCTCGTAACCGGtcaaaagagaccgaaggggtaggctaaCACCCAGATACGCTAGgtagtatgtgatttatgtgcttatatgctaggatattatgtggtagtggtaggggtgaaatagaccctgtAACCGGTTGAAAAAaaccgaaggggtaggctagcacccagatatgctaggcagttaccggttgaaagagaccgaaggggtatgtcagcaccctgatatgctaggaggttaccagttgaaagagatcGAATGGATATGCCAACACCCTGGAACGCTAagcagtaccggttgaaagaaaccgaaggggtaggccagcacccgaaTATGCTAcgcagtatgtttattgtatggtatgtggtatgatggggaactcactaagcttcgtgcttatggtttttagttttggttttagttacctcttcttcaaaaggaaaggattcggcatgatcgcaacgcatcacactatgatttccgcacatgagatctttgggagttgtaCTCCGATGTTGTTTTTTTATGACATGTTTTGGatattgattttgattatgacatgTGTTGAAACTATTAATGTTTTTAGACTATTGGCTTTTATAATtacgtaattaaaaatgaaaatttttggtcatgaattttgggatgttacatacaccttatatataatatattaaaagttaattactatatgtataagattaagtcaGTCGGATCGCTAGTATGTCTCATCCACGAAGCCGAACTATAAGGgagtataaggaaattgcctataaaatggcggttgaatgggtgtccactctcacccaccgcttccttgtttGGTGGAGGGTCGTAACAGAACGGGTCTGATAGGACAATaacttcattaataagtataatgaaataaaaagtaactaaaatattttataaaatctcactcttagttactttaggaaaatgtgaaaagtatgttaatccataaaattacaaattatactttatagtagttaatggagcgcgtgtggttaaccgacacactgatagtgactataaagagtaataatgggCATCTCAAAAAATTATCGTTGATCAAtagagcgtatgtggttaaccaacacattaaactgagatgataaatgacatcgaaagTGCCAAGCTAATttttatggttattcacatctattttgtgatcctcggtatcccagtcacaaatagtagaacataatctgagattaaacatgtcattaatagattcaatgaatcttaaaagatctagaaATTTCTGTAACGCCCGGATTCGCCAGGTAGAATTCTTGCGTTAAACTTCTTATTACCCGTGGACTAGGCCTGAGTACGCGAGCATATACAAGGTACGCATGACATACTCCCATGCATGCGCAAAGTCGTCGCGTCCCCTACATACGTTGGACGTACCCatgggtacgcggggcatacgcgaTCCAGGtgaggaggtataaagtcttaaacTTGTACATTctaagcttagatctaggtttagggAAGACCTTACCATTTTTGGTCCCATAACTTTGGTCTCATGGAGTATGGACTACTCCAGaccatttgagttgtccttttggaATCTTAGGGGTGTTTGATATCATAAAATCGAATCTTGGAGGTTAAGactcaaccatgcatgagttggtGACCACTTAAGAGAGATGGAAGGCTTAATACATGGTTTgagtcccattaagtcatgcaaaAGCATgaatttgcaactttatggcttaacaTACTTTTATGAGCTTAGATCTGAATTTTGGATGTTaaagcttaatgggttaagtcattggaacatttttgggctaactagctaaggatctgctcaggattgCATGGTAgtatgctag is a window of Lactuca sativa cultivar Salinas chromosome 1, Lsat_Salinas_v11, whole genome shotgun sequence DNA encoding:
- the LOC111882450 gene encoding uncharacterized protein LOC111882450 isoform X1 codes for the protein MGGNGVKSSDFYQVLGLEKGCTEAELKNAYKKLALRWHPDRCSAFGDSKHVEEAKKKFQDIQEAYSVLSNANKRFMYDVGVYDSDDDENGMADFLSEMAVMMSQNKPAENGEEAFQELKDLFEEMFESDIESLSSSSQTGSATSHSSLFSSCGESLSSNKRGSSEMSDTKVEDAQFEGFCIGTGGLPPGRFEERGKGRSNRRVCSRKGWR
- the LOC111882450 gene encoding uncharacterized protein LOC111882450 isoform X2; this encodes MGGNGVKSSDFYQVLGLEKGCTEAELKNAYKKLALRWHPDRCSAFGDSKHVEEAKKKFQDIQEAYSVLSNANKRFMYDVGVYDSDDDENGMADFLSEMAVMMSQNKPAENGEEAFQELKDLFEEMFESDIESLSSSSQTGSATSHSSLFSSCGESLSSNKRGSSEMSDTKVEDAQFEGFCIGAGCHREGLRREGRGGATEGCVQERGGAR